TACTCCTTTTTCACTGCAATGAGTCTTTCGACAAATTTTTTTGGCACAAATCCTGAAATTGAATATGCCTTTTGACAATTCAGCGAGCAATCCCTGCCATTTTTAAAAGGTAGTTGGTACTCATCTACTTTCACAGGTTTAATTTTTCTTTCATCCAAATTGAATGTATCGACAACAATTTTTCCTATCTCATATCTTGATAAGGCTTGAGGCCCTGCGCAATGGAATATTCCTTTTTGCTTCTTTTCGATAAGTCTCAGCATTATTTCGGCTACATCTTCAGCATAATTCGGGCATCTTATTTGGTCTGTAAAAAGATTTAATTCTCTCCCATCTTTTAGTGAATCGATCATTTTATCCAAAAAAGATTTATATTTAGGATTTTTTAAACCATATGTAAGGGAAATTCTCAATATCAAATAATCATCAATTTTTCTTTTGATTTCCTCTTCAGCTTCCGCCTTCGATGACGCATATGCATTCAGTGGATTGACTTCATCAGTTTCTACATAATTACCTTTTTTTCCGTCAAAAACAATATCAGTTGAAAGAAATA
This is a stretch of genomic DNA from Candidatus Schekmanbacteria bacterium. It encodes these proteins:
- a CDS encoding SDR family oxidoreductase, which codes for MKKRLLLTGASGFVGYNFQEKLSKDYKVFAHYNRNKFVKRKCTPCRFDLADSKALHNVFDEIKPHIVIHSAAISNVEDCEKNPSLAFKINRDITGKIAELCSKHNSKLVFLSTDIVFDGKKGNYVETDEVNPLNAYASSKAEAEEEIKRKIDDYLILRISLTYGLKNPKYKSFLDKMIDSLKDGRELNLFTDQIRCPNYAEDVAEIMLRLIEKKQKGIFHCAGPQALSRYEIGKIVVDTFNLDERKIKPVKVDEYQLPFKNGRDCSLNCQKAYSISGFVPKKFVERLIAVKKEY